The genomic region GAGACTGAGACAGGAGCATGAGTTTTTTCAACCTTTTATCAACCACTACGTATAAACTTGCTTTGTCTGGAAAAGCTGGAGAAGATGCTGAAATGACAGTTGTGCCCTTGTCAAATTTAAATTGCTATGAACAATATAGCGTGGAGATATTTTTTTGGAAGGGTAAAAAAGATAGAGTAGACTTATGGGCTTCCAAGggggattaaaaaaaagagaccCACATTCTGAGAATGCTTTTACACTGTCCCAGAAGTGCACACCACGAAAGAAGATTAGAAATATAAGGGCATAGTGttttgcaaaaacaaaaataataaataataataagagaaaaCCTACCTTGAATCGagcattcaaatttcaaattacacaGTTTtgattttactattatttttattacttttttttttgataggatgaTTTTAGTATTTTAGTATTATTGTTATTGCTATTGCCAAGAAAGGACAAGCCTAGTGCTCATATTTGACTACTGTTTGATGAGACATGATTATTATAAGCTtagatattaatttattattgatcATTTTGATGGTCGAAGTAAGAATTAGGTTCAATGGACCTCCATATGATATGATCTTACCACGTGATTATTTTTGAACATGTGTTATTTCAATGCAAAACCCTCGTCAATTATTggactaaaatgaacaaaaaaaaaaaaaaaaaatctatcacaTTGATTTTGTTTGCAATGCCACAGAGGTCTGGTCATTTggattaatattattaatttcttctattataactatcaaagtttgtttgaggaaaaaaaaatccattatcaaattttatagccttttctttttgcaaaaaaagaaaagaaaagaaaagaagctataaaattaaaaaattagattaaattttACCTTCTTTGTATCCAAATCAAGTTCAGTGCTCTTACATAAACGAGCCTTTCAAAAGTTGTAGAAAACACTGTTTTTTGATCCAGCGATTAGTGTTTATGTCCACTGATTTATCCAGTATACATGGTTTCAAGTTTTTGTCAATTGCATTCACTTTCTTGCTCAAATAAATaggatttttctttcttcttctttttatttatctatttatattttaatgggTTGCCCCATAAAGATATTTTGCGATGCCATACATAaggttgaaaattttgtaagccCAGCTATAGAGCATTATTGAGAGGGAAGAGACTTTGACACTTGCCTTGTCTTTTATGTTGCTACGTTAATTGTGTTCTTCTACTTTAATATATTGACTTAAGAAGTTGGTTTTTAGGAGGGATATGGTTTAATGAAtctgatttgaatttttttaaagagatcaGGGAGAGGGGTTTGCAGGGGTATTttacccctcatttttaattccccaaattaggaaaattgagagagagagagagaggattaaaaagaaggcaaaaatattgttttagtctctacatttttatgtaatttttaatttggtctCTAGTCCCTGATTTGGTTGTAGTTAATTTGGTTCTTGTTTTTGTCAACTTGTGAATGGACTGTTATCAAAATGTAAGGGGACCAAATTGATAATGACCTTAAAATGGAAGaactaaaatgatatttttacctaaaaaaattgaaatgtcaATTCTGCCCTTacaatgtcaatttttttttttaggaaaagatatcaatttatatttatttctttaaaattaataaaagaagccataattgtcaatttatataaattacccTCTCTCCTTGttctacttaatttttaaaacattgaaaaatgagtgtgagttaaagaggtttaaagtctGTATTGTATATTCAAGAGTTAGAccattttggatatacaccactgtaagtttctttaaaacattCTCTTCCCTCTccgtgtgtgttaaaaatatttaatattcaaaaaaaaaaaaaaaatttaaaacattcaaacaaatGGAAGGGATATCTAATCCCcttttctctacaaatttttttaaaatatccaaacaaggtgAATGGATAACTATTCCCATGattctccaccaaaaaaaaaaaaaaaactattcccCTCCCCCTCGTTTACTTTTCTTCTCTCCTTTTCCttcaaacttccaaacatagtgTTAAGgtagaaattacattttaccatcttaaactATACTCTTAATTATACTTTGCAACTTAAACTTTTTGAATGCATGATTTGCACCTTAAATTATGACATTTGTTTCACTTTGCACCATGATGTCAAGTTTGCTATTAACTTGGACAAAAATGTATAATATCATGTGAAAAGACTTAATTGCCCATCTtctcaaagtttttttttttttttttgctaaatgaaAAATGGGTAAAGAAGGGCGGCCTGAGTTGACGTTTCCCACCTAAGCGTGACCATAGTAACACGCTACTTATTGGGCTCGGGCTAGCGAGAGCAGGGGTTTCGTATGAGCCATAACTGTCCACCTAGCCCTATCGAGGATGCCAATCAGCATGAGCCGAGAGAATGGAGTTATTTTTTGGGTGCTTCCCATTGTGGGATTTGAACTTGGGATCTCCACCTCCCAAATTAGGCGTGAGTCCATGACCATTAGACCAACCACCCTTAGTGGTCCGTCTTCTcaattccttaaaaataaaagagaaattacACTTGATCATTTTAAACTATACTtttgattacactttgcacccaaaatttttggattttcattCAAGTTAATAGTAAATTTGACAttggggtgcaaagtgtaatatgAGGTATAGTATAAAGTTATAAAGTGAAATTTCTTGAGAGAGGTAGTTTATAGGCAGTTTTAACTCCTACATAAAATACTGATTCCACCACTTTCTGATTGCCTGTTTAAATTTGTCTCTACATTCAAGTAAATTGAACTTGTAATTGGGCTACCCACAGTCGGTAGGTGGAAGGATTGTCTATACATTAGTTGGACTATATGGTagtaatagtattttttttctttctcggAACTTTCATTTTAATGTCTTATGCATTATTTACACCTCTTGAATCTGCTGTACAATTTTACTCCCCATGTACCTTTTAAACCAAGGCCAAGGCCAAAGGCATAGTATTACTATTACCTGAAACTTTTGAACATGTTGATGTCATAGAGGGTCCATAAGTAACACTGTCTCAATACTGTTGGTTAAAAATGGCCATGTAGGTTGGTGGTGGGTCGGGCAAGGACATCTGAAAGACGATAGTGTCACCTAACAAAAGTAGGTTGCATAAATTCATGGGTTTAGTTCCATTCAAGTACAATAAACAACATTGGAGTAAAAGTTTGGGGAATGTTGGGAGTAAAATTGAAATCTTCTTTTATGTAGGTGGGTAGTGGTGGATCATTTATGATATGCCTTATGTTGTAGAACATTATGAAACTATTTATGAATTTTGTAAAGTGGTGACAAAAACTTTGAAGTTTGGTGCGTATGGGAGGAAAATGAAGGTGTACTTTCAGACATGTCATGGTTGAATCACACTACCACTAGGTATTGGGTCTACGGGTGCGTAAGGAGGCCTAGTACATTTATTTATTCCGATTAGTAAGTTTGTAATCTCACCCTCCATCCCATTATCAATAGAGAAGGAAGAGTCAGTCAACCTATAGCTCATTGGCAATTTGGCAGTTAGTATTAGCTTTCTTtcgattttatttttccttaaaaaaaaaaaaaatcagaggaATAGGAAATGGAACTgcaattttgttgattttgggCCAAGTGAAGGTGACAAGGCTCAAGGCCATACTTGCCAccctttttctttcatttgttgaATATGTGGAGTTTTGAGCCTTATGGTTAGAAATGTAGTGTCTAAATGTACTTTGGTTAGTGTTTTGGAAATACTGGTTTTCTTGCTTTTGAGAAGAGTGGCAAGTGGCAACTAACAATCATACTTTATAAACTTTAATACATTCTATGGATTTTCTTTGTGAGAGAATATGTTTAAagattacaataaatttgttacttgaattttctttcattttgtttaaCTCCTTATTTTTTTGCAGATCAGAAGCTTCAAACAAGGACttgcttttctctcttcttcactCAATAGTCTTTGAGCAAAAATGCCAAGATCAAGGTTAGAGAACTTAGTCCTCTATAAATATGATGCATGCTTCAGAACCAGATGTCATAATGAGTAGATTCTAATGTGTTCCAACTTCCAAATCCAACATGTATGTTGTTTGTACATATAACCTCTAACTACAAGCCAATTGAAACTGACATAAGAATATTTTgatattgtaaataattttattgccAAGACTAAAATGTCTCGATGATTTATTGTATAATTGCTTTTGGAGGATGCCCAAGCTGAATTCCCGAATAATTGCGGTGCATTTCccattttcatgaaaaataaaaattagcctTTGATTGAGCTGTACAATGTCATTCTATCAATGTTCTGGTTTATAAAAATCTCCCAAAAAATTGAATGCTGATCTCTTGGATTTGCAAACTCTTCTAGCAATCTATAAGAAAGAATGGATTCTGTGAGTGGGTTTGTGTATTTGGCTGGAAATTTTTATGTACAAGTGCATAATTCAACATAGTTCATATCTCGTATGGAATCCCCGGTCAATATGAATTACAAGGACCACTATAAGCTCCtgatttcataaaataaaaaagaaacgcATGATTTCCTTGTAACTATAACAATGGAGTGGAATTGGCTATGTTAATTTTTGTTGCAGTAAAATATgtgataataattatttaattaaatgcaTCTAATTTCCTTGctttatgaattttttcttgTTAGTTTATTAGGGAGTCATGATTTCCTTTCAACgtaattgaattttcttatattcattctttttatttttttgaatttaatcatAAATAGGGGGACAGATGTACCTCAAAGGCAGTCTCCTCGAGGCCCAAATCCACTCAGGACATCAAGTTCAGATTCAGATTCACTGCATCATCGATCAATTACTGACCGGAGTCCTAAACTAGGGGATCGTAGGTCCCCAAGAGGTGCCCAATCTGATCCTGTAAGCCAGAAGAAACTTGGTACCCGCATTGCAGATTTAGAATCTCAACTTGGGCAAGCACAAGAAGAGCTAAGGATTTTGAAAGACCAATTGGCTTCAGCTGAGGCTGCAAAGAAAGAAGCACAGGAAGAATTAGAGAAGAAAACTTTGAAGCCGGTTGTTCCAGAACCAGTGGAAATCCAAGGAAAGGACCCTCCAACAGAAATTCAAGAATGTAACAAAAGTGACAGCCACCCCCTGGATGAAGGTCTAGATGAGAACCTTCAGGACACTGATGTTTTTGAAGTTCCAGTGGAGAAAGTGACAGTTGATGAGCCCAAGATTGAACACAGCCAGCTGACTGATAAAGTTGAAAAGGATACCAAAACAGTTGACTTATCAACTGAAGCTCCACCAGCAAATCCTGAGGTGGAGAAACAATCCTGTCATGACTTGGCTCTGAAGGACGACGAGATAAATATGCTAAAAGTCAAGTtagaagagaaggaaaaggaaCTGGAGGTCTTCACACAAGAAAATGAGAAGCTGAGAAATGAGCTGACTGAAGCTGCTTTAAAAGTATCATCAACTCaaaccaaagaagaagaaacagcCTTGAGGTTGAGCCAACTGGGAGAAGAGCtgaaaacaagtaaagaaactGCAGCTCAGCAGAATGAGAAGCTGAAAGCTGTGGAAGAAGCAAAGGAGGCATTGGAGGCAGAGATGAAGAAGCTGAGAGTACAGACAGAGCAGTGGAGAAAAGCTGCAGATGCTGCAGCAGCAGTGCTTGCTGGGGGTGTGGAGATGAATGGAAGGATCTCTGAGAGGTGTGTATCCATGGATAAGCATTTTGGCGGTGTGTTTGAGCCACCAACTGGTGGATACACTAGCTTTGTGGGATCACCTGGGATGGGTGATGATTTAGATGGTTTCGGAAGTGGAAAGCGGAAAGGTTCTGGGATTAGAATGTTTGGAGACTTGTGGAAAAAGAAAGGCCAGAAATGAGACCCTTTCTTCCTAAAGTGACATTGGAACATGGAACCTGCTTCACTCATTATGTATGTATGATGGAGCGAAATGGTTGCTTACCGTTTTGCAgttgaaatgtttttttttattccataaaTTCTCCACCTTGTTCCTAGTTTGGTGCTTGTATATTCATACCTTTAACGGATGTATGCTGAACATCAAATTATGGACTAGGTTTTGGGAATCCCTTTCTATCacatttggtctaatttgtTGTAgcctaataagtaataacatgAGAAGTGACCACTTAAAACCCAGCTACTAGGAAgcaataaatttaatcattgtttaaacaatttaaaattttgaaattccaAATGTGTGCAAAATGATTCCACAGTAAAATGTGTGCAAAATGATTCCACAGTAGTAACTCATTTCTCTGTACATCCAATCGGTTAAACAATTATAccaataatttgaatatttgatGAATCCCCAATTTGTGTTCAAAATGATTATAAATCACTTACTGAGAATGGCAGATGCAAATCTGGCATAGTAAAGCCAGCAACTAAGTAAGGTATGGTTATAAAACAAAGCCAACCAAGAAGACAGTGGGCAGGctggaaatttattttcaagcacataagAAAAGATTTGTTTGTCGAATTATGTGCTTTGAAAGGCCAATATCACCATTTGAAACAAAAGAAGAGTAAAATGATAGTTACGGGTAAGCAATCCCACCCAAAAGTAGCATGAAAAACcattgttttaaaaactagacCGGATTGACCGCTTTAATCGGGAACTAGACACAGAATCAGTCtgataaaaaccaaaaaacctgTCAAAAACCAGGAAAAAGAGAACCGATCTCTTTTCCGGTTCTTTGACTgttccaatttttaaaaccatgagaAGAACTATTAGATGATTGGGAAAAGACTATAATTTTTAGTCCAATTTGAGACATGACATTTATTTGATACAATGGGTTGGTAGAGGCTTAATGTCAATGTATAACTCTAGATCTCAAAGCATCCTATCGCTACTATGCCCTTTATACTCATGCATGGATTAATTCGTTTCTAATTTAATATAACTAAGAAGTTAGCATCTTAACACCTCCACCCCAcaagagaaattatataaggaTTGcacaaaacttaattaaaagCACATAAATTGAAGGATAAACCATGCATTTATTTGCTATGTACAATTAATCTAAAAGATGGTAATTCTATCTTCATACGATTATCTCTATGATCTTGATAATTACGACCAAAATCCCTTATAGTACCATGGTGATCTCTGAGGACCTCTTATACATACTCTTCATCCTCACTATTGTAATCGTCATAGCTAGGTTGGCTCcctattttgatttttcaaaccACCACAGGGAGGGCCATGCACTTGGTTATCACATTACTCTGCATCATTAAGATTAGGGTTTCGAGCAAGAAGGGCAGCAATTTCTTAGTGAATTTTGTGCAGTTCTTGCTGATTCTCTTCATGAAAATGTTGACTCTTATCACGTAATTGTTGAATTTCCTCATGAAATTCGTGGAACTCAGACCTAGCGAGGGCCAGGTCATCAACTTCATTATTGCCGTTACGGCAGTTACCGTCTTGCCGGTTAGCCATCAGACTAGGGTAAGGCAAGGCTCTAATACCAACAAATATCATGGAAGCATAAAGAAAGCACACATGATGCTCTCTTAGATAAAATAGAAACTAAACTTCTAGTTTTTGGTAGTAAAGCTCGAATCCATGTGGGGTCCATTGAATCCATAATTTGATAAATCTATAATCCACCTGAGAAAATAATAGACAAAAGTCCGAATTTTACTAATAACTAGTGGATGTCCCGCGCGATGCGCGTGTtcgttattagttattttataatactcatGTGTATTATaatgtttggaaaattaatttcaattatgtattatacatcactaaaataatgaatgaaaaaaaattgtaacacaataTATCCATAagtaacaataattaattagactCTAAAAATGTTACTACATGcccttttttgtttgatcacGTGTACATGCATATAATTCTTACATTTGACTGTttccaatataaatttttttattatttcattttctcttttaagaagtatttatttatttttttaaagaaaacacatgaacttttgaattctaaacatctaagatttaaggtttctaattcttaaaactaaatatacatgtgaagagattaaaaaaaaaacaataattgaacaGGGAAATGTAAACTTATACCATTTTGTATCTTAAGTTTAATTATACTTACATCTGAGTCCCTTAATCACTTACAAATATTAaacacttttcaaaaatataaataaaaacaaaaaaacacataccttTTAGAAACCCCATATGTTGTGAAAGCATTGTATCAAGTTTTGATAATGTTGTTAAGGAGTTTAGAGCATATGCACCTGAAACCAAAAGCAATTTCATACTCTTTTGACACTAATTTCTcactctttgtctctctatctctccagtcctatttttcttttggccttttgatattttgtgaaactggaatatataaaagaacatgaaaactaacattgaatggagaaaacctttcatttattaaattaatgaaattaaaagtggaAGAGTTCAAGAAGTTGAAAAAGGGAGTAGAACCAAATCattaattttctatatttatgacttaaACTAATCATTGCTAGGGGTGTCCAAGAAGACCCGCCACCCGCCTAACCCGCCCAACCGGGCCGATCAGACCCGAAAACCGGCCGATCCGACGCCGGCGACGGTCGGCAGCGGGTCTTCGGCCATGAAATCCGATACCGGCGGGTCGGTTGACGGGTTCAAGCATGAAAACCCGATGATCTACCGACCCGACCGGAAAACGCATAGAAATGTTAGTTTTCCGCCGATTGGAGGGGTTAGCCGGCCTCATTTTCtccgatctgtcgagatttg from Castanea sativa cultivar Marrone di Chiusa Pesio chromosome 11, ASM4071231v1 harbors:
- the LOC142617998 gene encoding interactor of constitutive active ROPs 4-like; the encoded protein is MPRSRGTDVPQRQSPRGPNPLRTSSSDSDSLHHRSITDRSPKLGDRRSPRGAQSDPVSQKKLGTRIADLESQLGQAQEELRILKDQLASAEAAKKEAQEELEKKTLKPVVPEPVEIQGKDPPTEIQECNKSDSHPLDEGLDENLQDTDVFEVPVEKVTVDEPKIEHSQLTDKVEKDTKTVDLSTEAPPANPEVEKQSCHDLALKDDEINMLKVKLEEKEKELEVFTQENEKLRNELTEAALKVSSTQTKEEETALRLSQLGEELKTSKETAAQQNEKLKAVEEAKEALEAEMKKLRVQTEQWRKAADAAAAVLAGGVEMNGRISERCVSMDKHFGGVFEPPTGGYTSFVGSPGMGDDLDGFGSGKRKGSGIRMFGDLWKKKGQK